The proteins below come from a single Acidovorax sp. NCPPB 4044 genomic window:
- a CDS encoding topoisomerase DNA-binding C4 zinc finger domain-containing protein codes for MPRRKKSSPLDDVLDLLAMLPWWACVLLAAVSYPLLHRWAAPLQPSDFQTPGGAVASALLQKAIVQGLASVGQYLVPLICLMAAAGPRDFAGAVGAGAPQAQAAAAHGPAATAATAPAPARPDCPRCGAAMQLRTARKGANAGTAFWGCSTYPGCRGTRAAG; via the coding sequence ATGCCAAGACGCAAGAAATCCAGCCCGCTGGACGATGTCCTGGACCTGCTCGCCATGCTGCCCTGGTGGGCCTGCGTGCTGCTCGCAGCGGTGAGCTATCCCCTGCTGCACCGCTGGGCCGCTCCCCTGCAGCCCTCAGATTTCCAGACCCCAGGCGGCGCGGTCGCCAGCGCCTTGCTGCAAAAGGCCATCGTCCAGGGCTTGGCATCGGTCGGCCAATACCTCGTTCCCCTGATTTGCCTGATGGCCGCAGCCGGGCCCCGCGATTTCGCCGGCGCGGTGGGGGCCGGGGCACCGCAGGCGCAGGCGGCTGCAGCCCATGGGCCAGCGGCCACCGCGGCGACGGCCCCGGCGCCCGCTCGGCCCGATTGCCCGCGTTGTGGCGCGGCCATGCAACTGCGCACGGCCCGCAAGGGCGCCAACGCAGGCACGGCGTTCTGGGGCTGCTCGACCTACCCGGGGTGCCGCGGCACGCGGGCGGCGGGGTAG
- a CDS encoding methyl-accepting chemotaxis protein has translation MPRTLRVVHKLWIAVAALVIALTAVLGIAGHRYQRQQAEAEAARAQMDLRTQAALRWAGLTETNAARTLSVILSGEPLLEAQFKDAIAATSAQISETQKALAAMDLTDADKAQMAGIAAARQATLDLRGQARQLAAGGRRDEAQALVLQRYQPAVAAYLQALRAFAQSQSQSADALRADTAASLQRTLLAAAGAIAVLLAGLVLGGMVLIRGIQRPLEQANAVAARIAAGDLATPVPEGRGDEFGELLRSLHAMGESLARMVRQVRQGTDGIATASAEIAAGNQDLSTRTEQASGNLQQTAVAMDQFAGTIAQSVGSARQASALAASASDVARRGGEVVGGVVSTMEDIHASSRKIADIIGVIDSIAFQTNILALNAAVEAARAGEQGRGFAVVAGEVRSLAQRSASAAQEIKQLIGASVERVESGARLVQEAGTTMTDIVQSVQRVTDMIGEITAATTEQNARVAQVNQSVGALDQMTQQNAALVEESAAAAQSLRDQAQQLAQATALFRVAGVAAGEGGAAAAVAPQAPVARAPAPQQRAQHAIHAMPPAPRTPLPRPAAAKPPAAAAPSARTAPAARPALAPAPAPTGKARPSPAPAAQAAGADGDWETF, from the coding sequence ATGCCCCGAACGCTGCGTGTCGTGCACAAGCTCTGGATCGCCGTCGCCGCACTGGTGATCGCACTCACCGCGGTGCTGGGCATCGCCGGCCACCGCTACCAGCGCCAGCAGGCCGAGGCCGAAGCGGCGCGCGCGCAGATGGACCTGCGCACCCAGGCCGCGCTGCGCTGGGCCGGCCTCACCGAGACCAACGCGGCCCGCACGCTGTCCGTCATCCTGAGCGGCGAGCCGCTGCTGGAGGCGCAGTTCAAGGACGCCATCGCCGCCACCTCCGCGCAGATCTCGGAGACCCAGAAAGCGCTCGCCGCCATGGACCTCACCGATGCCGACAAGGCGCAGATGGCCGGCATCGCCGCCGCGCGGCAGGCCACGCTGGACCTGCGCGGCCAGGCCCGCCAGCTCGCGGCCGGCGGCCGCCGCGACGAGGCCCAGGCCCTGGTGCTGCAGCGCTACCAGCCTGCCGTGGCCGCCTACCTGCAGGCGCTGCGCGCGTTTGCGCAATCGCAGTCGCAGTCCGCCGACGCACTGCGCGCCGACACCGCCGCATCGCTGCAGCGCACCCTGCTGGCCGCGGCCGGCGCCATCGCCGTGCTGCTGGCGGGCCTGGTCCTGGGCGGCATGGTGCTGATCCGCGGCATCCAGCGGCCCCTGGAGCAGGCCAACGCCGTGGCCGCACGCATCGCGGCCGGCGACCTGGCCACCCCCGTGCCCGAGGGGCGCGGCGATGAGTTCGGCGAACTGCTGCGCTCATTGCACGCCATGGGCGAATCGCTCGCGCGCATGGTGCGGCAGGTGCGCCAGGGCACCGACGGCATCGCCACCGCCAGCGCGGAGATCGCGGCCGGCAACCAGGACCTCTCCACGCGCACCGAGCAGGCCTCGGGCAACCTGCAGCAGACCGCCGTGGCCATGGACCAGTTCGCCGGCACCATCGCCCAGAGCGTGGGCAGCGCGCGGCAGGCCAGCGCGCTCGCGGCCAGTGCCTCCGACGTGGCGCGGCGCGGCGGCGAGGTGGTGGGCGGCGTGGTGAGCACCATGGAAGACATCCACGCCAGCAGCCGCAAGATCGCCGACATCATCGGCGTGATCGACTCCATCGCGTTCCAGACCAACATCCTCGCGCTCAACGCCGCGGTGGAGGCTGCCCGCGCGGGCGAGCAGGGGCGCGGCTTCGCCGTGGTGGCCGGCGAGGTGCGCAGCCTCGCGCAGCGCAGCGCCTCGGCCGCGCAGGAAATCAAGCAGCTGATCGGCGCCTCGGTCGAGCGCGTGGAAAGCGGCGCGCGGCTCGTGCAGGAGGCCGGCACCACCATGACCGACATCGTGCAATCGGTGCAGCGCGTGACCGACATGATCGGCGAGATCACCGCCGCCACCACCGAGCAGAACGCCCGCGTGGCCCAGGTGAACCAGTCCGTCGGCGCGCTCGACCAGATGACCCAGCAGAACGCCGCGCTGGTCGAAGAAAGCGCCGCCGCCGCGCAAAGCCTGCGCGACCAGGCGCAGCAGCTCGCACAGGCCACGGCACTGTTCCGCGTGGCCGGCGTGGCGGCAGGCGAGGGCGGTGCTGCGGCCGCAGTGGCGCCGCAGGCCCCCGTCGCACGGGCGCCGGCACCGCAGCAGCGTGCCCAGCACGCGATCCACGCCATGCCCCCGGCGCCGCGCACTCCCCTGCCGCGCCCCGCAGCGGCCAAGCCACCAGCGGCTGCGGCACCGTCTGCGCGCACTGCGCCAGCGGCAAGGCCGGCACTCGCCCCGGCACCGGCACCGACGGGCAAGGCCCGCCCGTCCCCTGCTCCAGCCGCGCAGGCCGCCGGTGCCGACGGCGACTGGGAAACGTTCTGA
- a CDS encoding ImmA/IrrE family metallo-endopeptidase, with translation MNTTEKGDALEIAVFNLFEAQIETDRFFARKDCCRIFRRKGYYSEKRKANIIFDISIEISFPGAPNYSMLILIECKNYAKTVPVDDVEEFFAKVEQAGVANTKGIFVSNSALQSSALNYCKSQGMGVARYFDGQDLKWELQRSASASFAGHSAGSALEAYLGLTRPEYRSSVFELYMHSPHGATNSLNTFFEDLVFHGLAKNAPLHRLPRSRAKRSDMVPYLKLEELENIAHEALTTIGTNADIEPVDLEQLCAHHPAAKGLKLIRTTAELDSSLNHPLARITFEPLVIELFELPGSSSGRNRFTLAHEIGHLLLGHGKYLKAEWRNESDNENIEGFQDDGTALRRMEVQANYVASCLLMPRALVSKAFYEQIQIRGIQNKGFGLLFVDSQECNLNNYYSVTSQLMMQFGVSRAAVTIRLAGMGLIKDARKKQTATPLIEALNRLTKIEVNLD, from the coding sequence GTGAACACCACAGAAAAAGGCGATGCGCTCGAAATCGCTGTTTTTAATCTGTTTGAAGCTCAGATCGAAACTGATCGCTTCTTTGCCCGGAAAGACTGTTGCCGAATTTTCCGACGCAAAGGGTACTACTCCGAGAAGCGTAAAGCGAACATCATCTTCGACATCTCAATCGAGATTAGCTTCCCAGGCGCCCCCAACTACTCGATGCTCATCCTCATAGAGTGCAAAAACTATGCAAAGACCGTCCCTGTCGATGACGTGGAGGAGTTTTTTGCCAAAGTCGAACAAGCGGGTGTGGCCAATACCAAAGGGATCTTTGTTTCCAACAGTGCGCTCCAATCCAGCGCTCTGAACTACTGCAAATCGCAGGGGATGGGCGTAGCGCGCTACTTTGACGGTCAGGACTTAAAGTGGGAGCTGCAGCGATCTGCATCAGCCAGCTTTGCCGGCCATTCTGCTGGCAGTGCCCTAGAAGCCTATTTGGGCCTCACGCGTCCCGAGTATCGGAGCTCTGTGTTTGAGTTGTACATGCACTCTCCCCACGGTGCGACCAACTCTCTCAACACTTTCTTTGAAGATCTCGTGTTCCACGGGCTTGCAAAGAACGCCCCTTTGCACAGGCTCCCACGCTCGCGTGCCAAGCGTTCGGACATGGTGCCCTACTTGAAGCTTGAGGAGCTAGAAAATATCGCCCACGAAGCATTGACGACCATTGGAACCAATGCCGACATTGAACCTGTTGATCTTGAGCAACTGTGCGCACATCATCCTGCGGCCAAAGGCCTAAAGCTGATTCGCACTACAGCGGAACTCGATTCGTCGCTCAACCACCCGTTAGCCCGCATAACCTTTGAGCCGCTAGTCATCGAGTTGTTCGAGCTACCGGGATCTAGTTCCGGAAGGAATCGCTTCACACTGGCGCATGAAATCGGCCATCTCCTGCTCGGTCATGGCAAGTACTTGAAGGCGGAATGGCGCAATGAATCCGATAACGAAAACATTGAGGGCTTCCAGGACGATGGCACCGCGCTCAGACGAATGGAAGTTCAGGCGAATTACGTCGCATCGTGCTTGCTGATGCCTAGAGCGCTTGTCAGTAAGGCGTTCTACGAGCAAATTCAGATTCGTGGCATCCAGAACAAAGGATTCGGCCTATTGTTCGTTGACTCCCAAGAGTGCAACCTCAACAACTATTACAGCGTGACATCCCAACTAATGATGCAGTTCGGCGTATCAAGGGCCGCCGTCACGATCCGTCTTGCCGGCATGGGTCTAATCAAAGATGCCCGAAAGAAACAAACTGCCACACCACTCATAGAGGCGCTAAATCGCTTGACAAAAATTGAAGTCAATCTCGACTGA
- a CDS encoding GFA family protein, whose amino-acid sequence MKVDGQCHCGAIAYEAEVQPGSITICHCTDCQTHSGSAFRANIPAPADGFRLTKGTPRTYVKTAASGAKRLLAFCGHCGTPLYACAVEAPAAYSLRIGAIRQRHGLGGPKREIWAKRRLAWVGFSGEVEGFDGQP is encoded by the coding sequence ATGAAAGTGGACGGCCAATGCCATTGCGGCGCCATCGCCTATGAAGCCGAGGTCCAGCCGGGCAGCATCACCATCTGCCACTGCACCGACTGCCAGACCCACTCGGGCTCCGCGTTCCGCGCGAACATTCCTGCGCCGGCGGACGGCTTCCGGCTGACGAAGGGAACGCCGCGCACCTACGTCAAGACCGCGGCCAGCGGGGCGAAGCGGCTGCTGGCGTTTTGCGGGCACTGCGGAACGCCGTTGTATGCGTGTGCGGTAGAGGCGCCTGCGGCGTATTCGCTGCGGATCGGGGCGATACGGCAGCGGCATGGGTTGGGTGGGCCGAAGCGGGAGATTTGGGCGAAGCGGAGGCTAGCGTGGGTGGGGTTTTCTGGGGAGGTGGAAGGCTTTGACGGGCAGCCGTGA
- a CDS encoding DHCW motif cupin fold protein gives MKMNDIPFATTDWSGVPRTEHSAEAGQAFWQTQNFGGIRVRMVEYTPGYVSDHWCSKGHVLLCLEGEMETELEDGRRFLLKPGMSYQVADNAEPHRSRSPKGARLFIVD, from the coding sequence ATGAAAATGAACGACATCCCCTTCGCCACCACCGACTGGTCCGGCGTGCCCCGCACCGAGCACTCTGCCGAGGCCGGCCAGGCGTTCTGGCAGACGCAGAATTTCGGGGGGATCCGCGTGCGGATGGTGGAGTACACCCCCGGCTATGTGTCCGACCACTGGTGCAGCAAGGGCCATGTGCTGCTGTGCCTGGAGGGCGAGATGGAAACCGAGCTGGAGGACGGCCGCAGGTTCCTCCTCAAGCCCGGCATGAGCTATCAGGTGGCGGACAACGCCGAGCCGCACCGCTCGCGCTCGCCGAAGGGGGCCAGGCTTTTCATCGTCGATTGA
- a CDS encoding DUF4124 domain-containing protein yields the protein MQPTRRFLWSCALPVCLCCVSPAHAQKPVYRCDTGGRVSYSNEPCVGAKEIDATPTQGMDKMTGTSRKGADVQRHEHDTAMADALKPLTGMNAEQFRVYKHRMPLSAPDKAECARLDHQLPDLKQRAAKAPTGDRAAAEVDLYKARKRFNDLNC from the coding sequence ATGCAACCAACCCGCCGTTTCCTGTGGTCGTGCGCGCTGCCGGTGTGTCTGTGCTGCGTGTCGCCGGCCCATGCGCAGAAGCCCGTCTACCGCTGCGATACCGGAGGCCGGGTGAGCTATTCCAACGAACCTTGCGTGGGTGCGAAGGAGATCGATGCGACGCCCACCCAGGGCATGGACAAGATGACGGGGACCAGCCGCAAGGGTGCGGACGTGCAGCGCCATGAACACGACACCGCGATGGCGGATGCACTCAAGCCGCTGACGGGCATGAACGCCGAGCAGTTCCGCGTGTACAAGCACCGGATGCCTCTGAGCGCACCGGACAAGGCGGAGTGCGCGCGCCTGGACCACCAACTTCCGGACTTGAAGCAGCGTGCCGCCAAGGCCCCCACCGGCGACCGTGCCGCGGCCGAGGTGGATCTGTACAAGGCACGCAAGCGGTTCAACGACCTGAATTGCTAG
- a CDS encoding RidA family protein → MSIYDKLTALQITLPPVATPAAAYVPFVQTGNLVFLSGHIARKDGKPWVGQFGRDISTEEGKAAARAVAIDLMGTLHAATGGDLNRVQRIVKVMSLVNSTGDFTEQHLVTNGASELLGEVFGEKGKHARSAFGVAQIPMGSCVEIELIAELG, encoded by the coding sequence ATGAGCATTTACGACAAACTCACCGCCCTCCAGATCACGCTGCCGCCGGTCGCCACGCCGGCCGCGGCCTACGTGCCGTTTGTGCAGACGGGCAACCTCGTCTTCCTGAGCGGCCACATCGCACGCAAGGATGGCAAGCCGTGGGTGGGCCAGTTCGGCCGCGACATCTCGACGGAAGAAGGCAAGGCCGCGGCGCGGGCCGTGGCGATCGATCTGATGGGCACGCTGCACGCGGCCACGGGCGGTGACCTGAACCGCGTCCAGCGGATCGTGAAGGTGATGAGCCTCGTGAACTCCACCGGCGATTTCACCGAGCAGCACCTGGTGACCAACGGCGCGAGCGAGCTGCTGGGCGAGGTGTTCGGCGAGAAGGGCAAGCATGCGCGCAGCGCGTTCGGCGTGGCGCAGATCCCGATGGGCTCCTGCGTGGAGATCGAGCTGATCGCCGAGCTGGGCTGA
- a CDS encoding DNA internalization-related competence protein ComEC/Rec2 yields the protein MHLPSPADAPSQVHADPLPPLSRRARPLPWLWPALLVGSIAGALLQLTQPALWSPRIYAALLIAGVALVVGARYLGAAPPVGAMHPSRAPHGVLRWLAFVAAALASFAVCGLRAEAFVADALDPALEGRDLRITGVVVAMPQSTDAGLRLRLAVESARREGGGARGQGRRGDAPAAPPDGGGVEQPTARVPPLIDVAWYAATAPWFAQGGQGEPTAAAASAEARTAWLGDAAAAPLPAVRAGERWSFTVRLKAPHGLRNPGGFDAELWLWEQGVQATGYVRAGARDAPPALLQAAPWWRHPVEQARQRVRDAILARLAPEGVAGRGDPEGAARLRTAGVVAALVTGDQRMIDRADWDVFRATGVAHLVSISGLHITLFAWVAAGAVGWLWRRSPRLCLAVPAPSAALAGGVLLAAAYALFSGWGVPAQRTVGMLAVVGLLRLSGRRWPWPQVWLLACAAVVAADPWALLQAGFWLSFVAVAVLFASNSIANYSMESAASGLFGLKSRAWALLREQWVVTLALTPLTLLLFGQVSVVGLAANLVAIPWMTLVVTPLALLGVLWAPLWTAAAACLAPFAALLQWMAGWEWATLALPAAPLWAGVAGVAGGTLLVARLPWGLRLQGLPLLLPVLWWQPVRPAPGQFELLAPDVGQGQAVLVRTAGHALLYDAGPRYGPDSDAGDRVLVPLLRARGERLDRLVLSHRDSDHTGGAQAVLAAHPGAQLWGSLEPGHPLEAQGARAITRCAAGQRWTWDGVRFEVLHPPPGAFDPATRAPAGAAPAGPRAVKPNTLSCVLRVTAAPVADGRHAAGQEGGADGRGDGDGPSALLVGDIERAQEAVLAAGGMAPADVLLVPHHGSKTSSSDAFLDAIRPRTAVVQAGYRNRFGHPAPEVVGRYAVRGAQVVDSASCGAMQWQSARPLHWRCEREAARRYWHHAPPPAAETR from the coding sequence ATGCACTTGCCCAGTCCCGCCGACGCCCCTTCGCAAGTCCATGCCGATCCCCTCCCGCCGCTGTCCCGGCGTGCCCGCCCGTTGCCCTGGCTCTGGCCCGCGTTGCTGGTGGGCAGCATCGCCGGCGCGCTCCTGCAGCTCACGCAGCCGGCACTCTGGTCCCCACGCATCTATGCGGCCCTGCTGATCGCGGGCGTGGCCCTCGTCGTGGGCGCCCGGTACCTGGGCGCCGCGCCGCCCGTCGGGGCCATGCACCCGAGCCGGGCACCCCACGGGGTGCTGCGGTGGCTCGCTTTCGTGGCGGCCGCGCTGGCGTCTTTCGCGGTGTGCGGCTTGCGTGCCGAAGCGTTTGTGGCCGATGCGCTGGACCCGGCGCTCGAAGGCCGCGATCTGCGCATCACCGGCGTGGTGGTGGCGATGCCGCAATCCACCGATGCGGGGCTGCGCCTGCGGCTGGCGGTGGAGTCGGCGCGGCGGGAGGGGGGAGGGGCGCGAGGGCAGGGCAGGCGAGGCGATGCGCCGGCTGCGCCCCCCGATGGCGGCGGTGTCGAGCAGCCGACGGCGCGCGTGCCGCCGCTCATCGACGTGGCCTGGTATGCCGCCACTGCGCCCTGGTTCGCGCAGGGCGGCCAGGGCGAGCCCACGGCGGCGGCTGCCTCTGCGGAAGCCCGCACGGCCTGGCTGGGCGACGCGGCGGCCGCCCCCTTGCCGGCCGTGCGCGCGGGCGAGCGCTGGTCATTCACGGTGCGCCTCAAGGCGCCGCACGGCCTGCGCAATCCGGGCGGTTTCGATGCGGAGCTGTGGCTGTGGGAGCAGGGCGTGCAGGCCACCGGCTACGTGCGGGCCGGCGCGCGCGATGCGCCGCCCGCGCTGCTGCAGGCCGCGCCCTGGTGGCGGCATCCGGTGGAGCAGGCGCGGCAGCGGGTGCGCGATGCGATCCTGGCGCGGCTGGCGCCCGAGGGGGTGGCGGGGCGCGGCGATCCCGAGGGCGCCGCGCGGCTGCGCACGGCGGGCGTGGTGGCGGCGCTGGTGACGGGCGACCAGCGCATGATCGACCGGGCCGATTGGGATGTGTTCCGCGCGACCGGGGTGGCGCACCTGGTGAGCATTTCCGGGCTGCACATCACGCTGTTCGCCTGGGTCGCGGCCGGGGCGGTGGGGTGGCTGTGGCGGCGCTCTCCGCGCCTGTGCCTGGCGGTGCCGGCGCCTTCGGCGGCGCTGGCGGGCGGGGTGCTGCTGGCGGCGGCCTATGCGCTGTTCAGCGGCTGGGGCGTGCCCGCGCAGCGCACCGTGGGCATGCTGGCGGTGGTGGGGCTGCTGCGGCTGTCGGGCCGGCGGTGGCCGTGGCCCCAGGTGTGGCTGCTGGCCTGCGCGGCGGTGGTGGCGGCCGATCCGTGGGCGTTGCTGCAGGCCGGGTTCTGGCTCAGCTTCGTGGCGGTGGCGGTGCTGTTTGCTTCAAATTCGATAGCAAACTATTCAATGGAATCGGCGGCATCCGGCCTGTTTGGCTTGAAGTCCCGGGCGTGGGCATTGCTGCGGGAGCAGTGGGTGGTCACGCTGGCGCTGACGCCGCTCACGCTGCTGCTGTTCGGGCAGGTGTCGGTGGTGGGGCTGGCGGCCAACCTGGTGGCGATTCCGTGGATGACGCTGGTGGTCACGCCGCTGGCGCTGCTGGGCGTGCTGTGGGCGCCGCTGTGGACGGCGGCCGCCGCGTGCCTGGCGCCCTTCGCGGCGCTGCTGCAATGGATGGCGGGCTGGGAGTGGGCCACGCTGGCGCTGCCGGCCGCGCCGCTCTGGGCGGGCGTGGCCGGGGTGGCGGGCGGCACGCTGCTGGTGGCGCGCTTGCCCTGGGGCCTGCGGCTGCAGGGCTTGCCGCTGCTGCTGCCCGTGCTCTGGTGGCAGCCGGTGCGCCCCGCGCCGGGGCAGTTCGAACTGCTGGCGCCCGACGTGGGCCAGGGCCAGGCCGTGCTGGTGCGCACGGCCGGCCACGCGCTGCTGTACGACGCCGGGCCGCGCTACGGCCCCGACAGCGATGCGGGCGACCGCGTGCTGGTGCCGCTGCTGCGGGCCCGTGGCGAGCGGCTGGACCGGCTGGTGCTGAGCCACCGCGACAGCGACCACACGGGCGGCGCGCAGGCGGTGCTGGCGGCGCACCCGGGCGCGCAGCTCTGGGGTTCGCTGGAGCCGGGCCATCCGCTGGAGGCGCAGGGCGCGCGCGCCATCACCCGCTGCGCGGCGGGCCAGCGGTGGACCTGGGACGGCGTGCGCTTCGAGGTGCTGCATCCGCCGCCGGGGGCGTTCGATCCGGCCACGCGGGCGCCAGCGGGTGCCGCGCCCGCCGGTCCGCGCGCGGTGAAGCCCAACACCTTGAGCTGCGTGCTGCGCGTGACGGCCGCGCCGGTGGCGGATGGGCGCCATGCCGCGGGACAGGAGGGCGGGGCCGATGGCAGGGGGGATGGCGACGGCCCCTCCGCGCTGCTGGTGGGCGACATCGAGCGGGCGCAGGAGGCCGTGCTGGCCGCGGGCGGCATGGCGCCGGCCGACGTGCTGCTGGTGCCGCACCATGGCAGCAAGACCTCGTCGAGCGATGCCTTCCTC